The Aquila chrysaetos chrysaetos chromosome 6, bAquChr1.4, whole genome shotgun sequence genome window below encodes:
- the C6H1orf50 gene encoding uncharacterized protein C1orf50 homolog: MAAEGGEEPGGGGGLGLGLGLALVEGSAGRAARVGDPGDLVALARQVQQADDFIRANACNKLTVIAEQIRYLQEQARKVLDEANRDADLHHVACNLVKKPGNIYYMYRRESGQRYFSILSPKEWGTSPHEFLGAYKLQHDMSWTPFEDIERRDAEINILDKLLSRQAALPPCTEPNFQGLTK; encoded by the exons ATGGCGGCGGAGGGCGGTGAGGAGCcaggcggcgggggcggcctgggcctgggcctgggcctggcCCTGGTGGAGGGTAGCGCAGGCCGCGCCGCCCGCGTCGGGGACCCCGGGGACCTGGTGGCCCTGGCCCGGCAGGTCCAGCAG GCAGATGACTTCATCCGAGCAAACGCCTGCAATAAATTGACCGTCATTGCTGAGCAGATCCGGTACTTGCAGGAGCAGGCTCGGAAG gtcTTGGATGAAGCTAACAGAGATGCTGATCTGCACCATGTGGCCTGCAACCTTGTGAAGAAGCCAGGAAACATTTACTACATGTACAGGCGGGAGAGTGGCCAGCGATACTTCTCCATCCTGTCTCCTAAG gaaTGGGGGACCAGTCCCCATGAATTTCTCGGTGCCTATAAGCTCCAGCATGACATGTCCTGGACTCCGTTTGAAGACATTGAGAGACGAGATGCTGAAATAAACATCCTGGACAAGCTGCTGAGCCGGCAGGCAGCACTGCCCCCATGTACAGAGCCCAACTTCCAGGGTCTGACCAAGTGA